The Clostridium sp. DL-VIII DNA window TAAAGGAACGGTCTTGAATAACTATTGGTATTTCATATTTTGAGTTTGTAATTAATGGACCTGGGTAATCAAAAGGATTAGCAGGATCTTTAATAATATAAAAACCGGCAAGTCCCATTACTACATTAAGACGAGTCACGCCTAGTGCATGGTCATGATACCATAATGTAGTTGGCTCTTGAGTATTTGGGTAGTGAAAAGTGTCAGTGATATATTTTGGGCCAGTTAGACCATTTGCAGTCCACCATGCTTCAGGGTGACCGTCAAATGTTGATTGCTGTTCACCTCCATGAAGATGTGTTACTAATGGGACATCTTTTTGAGCACAGTAAACTCCAGGTGGAAAATCAGGCCATTTCCCATCAGGAGGCATCATTGAGGTGTCATTAGGATTTGCCCAATGAAGACTTGGATCAACTGCTAATGAATAAGCGTCTGTAATTTCATTTATCCATTTAACATTTACAGGAATGCCTCGTATGGCTTCAAAAGTTGCTCCAGGAGAACTCCTAAATTGAATTTTTTCTCCAGTGAATTTATCTCTAATTATACCGCTATATCCCCATACAGTAGTTTGGGCAAATTCAGAAGGGAGAATTTGCTGTTTAAATTGACACATACTGATTTTATAATTATCGCTTAGAGCACCACTCACAGAATCAGTTACTCTATTAGGCAAGAATACTGGAGGAATAATTAGTTCCTGCGTGTATTTTGGTATTATCTCAGGATCGAGTGTTTCTTTTGTCATAAGTATCTCTCCTTGTTTTTGAATTTATATAAATTTTAATAACTAACTGCTAATATCATACGGGGTAAACCTACTGTATAAAATAACAAAGCTTTTTTAGTTTACCCTTGTCCAAATTTAATGCATCTAAATGTGACTTAATTTGTTGAATTAACTGAGAAAAAACTTCAAATACAGTATTATGAATTACAGCTTGGCGTAAGTTTTTCCAAAGGTGCTCAATTGCATTTAACTCAGAACAATATGGTGGAAGGTATAAAAAAGAAATATTTTCTATACCTTCTAAGAAATCATCTATACCTTTAAAATGATGATATCTAGCATTGTCCGCGATGAATATAACCTTTTTATTTTGATAATTTTCAGAGACCGTATTTTAAAAAAGACTTAAAATTATCTGAATTTCCTTTATCAGAAATCTTATAGATAAGATCACCGGTCTCAGGGTTAGTAGCACCAAATATAACAGCTCTTTTTCTTGTGCCACCTGGTAAAGTTTTAACTATAGGCTGAACTCCGACTTTAGTCCAAACGGCAGTCGCAGACGGCTCTGATGTTATAATAGCTTCATCTTCATAGAGAATCACAGTATTTTCGTCTTTTGATATTATCAAATTCGATAGTTTTTCTCTAAAATTAGTTAAAGTTTCTTTATCAATTTTATTACTTAATCTTTTAGCTCTAGTTTTTGAGTAGTTAAGTCTAGAAAATATATTATAAGCTGTACCAAGTGAAATTTTTTATTGAAGTTTAAACTTACCCAATTTACAAGAAGTTCACCAGTCCAATTATTATAATTGAGACCGGAATTATAGGGGGATTCTTTTAAAATATTATCAACAATAGCAAGTTCATCTGATGTTAAAATTGTTTTCTTTGGGGCGTGCTCTAAGTCTTTCAAGCCTTCTAATCCAAATTTATTATATCGATGAATAGTCGTTCTAATCGTAGCATCAGATTGTTTTAAAAGAAGAGAAATTTCAACACTAGATTTTCCTTCAAATAAATGCAATATAGTTAATAATCTAGTTTTAATTTTTGGATTTTTCTCACTTTTATATAGCGCTTTTATAGTTTCATAAGATGCATGCTTTGTATTAACAGTTAATCTTTTTCTCATATGGACCTCCTGCTTAAATATTTGATATTTTAGTATGTCCATATATGAGAAATTTAAATAGCAACCTGTAATTAAAATTTATATAGTTAAATAAAAATATAATACATTATATTCATTAGGGAATATTATTGATACTGTTTAAACATATTGTTAAGCGATATTAAATTAGAAAATAAAAAATTGCAATAAAATTTTTTATAGGTATAATTATTATGAAAGCATATGGCCATTTTGAAAACGGCAAGTTACAATGCAGATAATGCACAATCAAAAAAATAACAGGTCCATCTGCAAGTTTTGGACTTATTATTTTATTTCTGTGCCTAAAGTTATTTTGCGCTTATATCCTTAATGGAAAGAGTAATTATAATGTAATATATTTCGTTGTTTTACTCACGAAATATAAATTGCATTATTTACTTGTTGTTTTTTGGCCCAAAGATGGAGTGAATTAGCATGAGAATGAGAAAAAAGCCATGGGCAAGACCTGAACTTGAAGCAAGTGATTTTTTTGTTGTAAATCCTAAGGAATATAAAGGCAAATGGAAAGAGTTTTTTGGAAATGACAAACCTATATATCTGGAACTTGGATGTGGAAAAGGTACTTTTATAGCAGTACATGGTTCAGAGAATCCCGAGATTAATTACATTGCAGTTGATATAAAAGATGAGGTTTTAGGTTTAGCTAAGAGAAATATAGAAAGAGCTTATAAAGAAAAAAATAAATCAACAGATAATATAAAATTAATGGCTCATGAAATAGGGATTATTAATGAAATGCTAGGCGAAGATGATATAGTAAGCAGAATATACATAAATTTCTGTAATCCTTGGCCTAAAAAGAAGCATAAAAAGAGAAGATTAACTCACATAAATCAATTAAATCAATATAAGGTTTTCTTAAAAGATGAAGGGGAAATATATTTTAAAACAGATGATGACGAATTATTTGAAGAATCTCTTGAATATTTTAAAGAAGCTGGGTTTAGAATTAAATATATAACTTATGACCTTCATAAAAGTGACTTTGAAGGAAATGTAGAGACAGAACATGAAAAAATGTTTACTGAGCAAGGAATAAAAACAAAATTTTTAATTGCTACAAAAAATGATTGATTGTTTAATAATTGGTTGAATTAAGGAGACGTATTGCTGCAGTTGAAAGTTGATAACATAAAAATTAGTATAAATCACAGAGAAAGGTTGATATAAAGATGGATGGAATATGGATTGAAGTAAGTATAATAACAAAAAGTGAGGCATTAGAGCCTATATCAGGAATATTTTATGGACTAGGATGCCCAAACGTTGCAATTGAAGACCCTGAGGATTTACTTTCAAGAGAACAAGGCCCATTGACTTGGGATTTTGCAGATATAAATATCTTAGAACATAAAGGAAATGCTGCTGTTGTAAAAGCATATTTTTCTCAGGATGATAAGGTTGAAGAAATAGTTGAGCAGGTTAAAGAAAAGCTTGAAGAGATAAAAGATCTTGGAATTGATATTGGTGAAGGTAAAGTAGAAGCAAAGAAAATGCATGAAGAGGATTGGGCAAATAATTGGAAGCAATATTATAAGCCAGTTAAAATAACAGATAAAATTGTAATTAAACCTATTTGGGAAGAGTATGAAAAAAAGAAAGACGAAATAATTATTGAATTAGACCCAGGAATGGCATTTGGGACAGGAACTCATGAAACTACTAGAATGTGTATTCAGGCACTAGATAAGTACGTAAAGCCTAATACAACAGTATTTGATGTGGGATGTGGCTCAGGAATACTTGCAATAGCGGCTGCAAAGCTTGGAGCTAAACATGTAGTAGGTGTTGATCTAGATCCAGTAGCAGTTGATTCATCTAAAGAAAATATAAGCTTTAATGATTTAGATAATATTGAAGTTTTAGAAGGAAATCTTTTAGATGTAGTTGAAGGAAAAGCAGATATAGTTGTTGCAAACATAATTGCAGAAGTTATATGTATATTAACAGAGGACGTTAAAAAGGCATTGAATGAAGGCGGTTTGTTTATTACATCAGGTATAATACATGATAGAGTTGATATGGTTACAAAGAAGTTTGCTGAGTGCGGCTTTGAAGTTATAGAAATAAATAAAGATGGAGAATGGAACTGCATAGTGGCTAAAGCGGTTAATTAATCTTAACTTGTAACTGAATGAAGGGTGGTTTTATGCATAAATTTTTTACAGAACCTTATAATATCACAGATATAGAAGGAAGAATACTTGGAGATGATGTAAAACATATATATAAAGTTTTAAGATTATCCGAAGGTGAAGATGTAGTATTAAATAATTGTGAAGGCATAGAATATTTAGGAAAGATAAAGACTATAACAAAGAGTGAAGTTGTAGTCAGCATAATTAAAAAATTAGATATAAATAATGAAAGCAAAATTAAAGTGCATTTATTTCAAGGATTACCAAAAGGGCAAAAGATGGATTTAATAGTGCAGAAGGGAACTGAGCTTGGAATGCATGAATTTATCCCAACAATCACAGCAAGGGTTGACGTTAAGCTTAAGGGAGAATTTAAAAAACTTGATAGATTAAATAGAATAGCATTAGAGGCATCTAAGCAATCTAAAAGAAGCATTATACCACAAGTTAGAGAAGTTATTGACTTTGAGGAGGCATTAAGCAAGCTAAAAGATATGGATTTAGCTTTAGTACCTTATGAAAATGCGGAAGCTTTCGGTATTAAAAGTCTTATGAGACAGCTTGAAAAAGAAAATGTAGATTTAAGTAATATTAATGATGTTGGAATCTTAATTGGTCCAGAGGGTGGATTTGAAGAGGAAGAAATAAATACATTAAAAGCGCAAGGAGCTTATATTGTAACTCTTGGAAACA harbors:
- a CDS encoding helix-turn-helix domain containing protein, which encodes MRKRLTVNTKHASYETIKALYKSEKNPKIKTRLLTILHLFEGKSSVEISLLLKQSDATIRTTIHRYNKFGLEGLKDLEHAPKKTILTSDELAIVDNILKESPYNSGLNYNNWTGELLVNWVSLNFNKKFHLVQLIIYFLDLTTQKLELKD
- the trmB gene encoding tRNA (guanosine(46)-N7)-methyltransferase TrmB; translated protein: MRMRKKPWARPELEASDFFVVNPKEYKGKWKEFFGNDKPIYLELGCGKGTFIAVHGSENPEINYIAVDIKDEVLGLAKRNIERAYKEKNKSTDNIKLMAHEIGIINEMLGEDDIVSRIYINFCNPWPKKKHKKRRLTHINQLNQYKVFLKDEGEIYFKTDDDELFEESLEYFKEAGFRIKYITYDLHKSDFEGNVETEHEKMFTEQGIKTKFLIATKND
- the prmA gene encoding 50S ribosomal protein L11 methyltransferase translates to MDGIWIEVSIITKSEALEPISGIFYGLGCPNVAIEDPEDLLSREQGPLTWDFADINILEHKGNAAVVKAYFSQDDKVEEIVEQVKEKLEEIKDLGIDIGEGKVEAKKMHEEDWANNWKQYYKPVKITDKIVIKPIWEEYEKKKDEIIIELDPGMAFGTGTHETTRMCIQALDKYVKPNTTVFDVGCGSGILAIAAAKLGAKHVVGVDLDPVAVDSSKENISFNDLDNIEVLEGNLLDVVEGKADIVVANIIAEVICILTEDVKKALNEGGLFITSGIIHDRVDMVTKKFAECGFEVIEINKDGEWNCIVAKAVN
- a CDS encoding RsmE family RNA methyltransferase, whose translation is MHKFFTEPYNITDIEGRILGDDVKHIYKVLRLSEGEDVVLNNCEGIEYLGKIKTITKSEVVVSIIKKLDINNESKIKVHLFQGLPKGQKMDLIVQKGTELGMHEFIPTITARVDVKLKGEFKKLDRLNRIALEASKQSKRSIIPQVREVIDFEEALSKLKDMDLALVPYENAEAFGIKSLMRQLEKENVDLSNINDVGILIGPEGGFEEEEINTLKAQGAYIVTLGNRILRTETAGFISAALIQYELGDLGGMLL